From Chryseobacterium gallinarum, one genomic window encodes:
- a CDS encoding AMP-dependent synthetase/ligase, with protein MNLAEAIILKNVEKHPVKAAIGFKKKDEAWKELSWKKFSEIIFKTANALRDAGVQENDRVAIYSDNSSEWMIFDLASMAIGAITVPIYSTNNGEQAEYIINDSGSKIVLVGNQMQYDICLELLAKEENNLETIVVSKKAVWIKKEFNSFYLEDFIAKASPKLEFCKKEYEDTATLIYTSGTTGTPKGVMLTHGNFIKAFDSHFEFFKFKNFEEELSLAFLPLSHVFERSWSLLSLYGGARVYFLEDPKNVAKALEEVKPTAMCAVPRFFQKVYAGVLEKAGEGSSLKKKIFNWALKTGWETAELRRNEKPVPFGLKIKESVADMLVFSKIKEKMGGRLWFLPCGGASLSPEVTRFFESVGIHVTVGYGLTETTATLTLFPLTHFEHATSGKPLPGVEIRIGENDEIQAKGNGIMKGYYNKPEETRKVFTEDGWFKTGDAGKFDEHGNLIITDRIKDLMKTSNGKYIAPQQIENLLTNNNFIQQIMLVAEGRQFVSALIVPNFEFLQDYIRKNNIPFTNWEDAVKNDTVNSFYKEKIKELQSHLADYEKVKKFTLMPAEFDINTGEITPTLKVKRNVVLKKYADIIEKMY; from the coding sequence ATGAATCTTGCAGAGGCAATTATCCTTAAAAATGTAGAAAAGCATCCTGTAAAAGCCGCCATTGGTTTTAAAAAGAAAGATGAAGCCTGGAAAGAGCTCAGCTGGAAAAAATTCAGTGAGATTATTTTCAAAACAGCAAATGCGTTAAGAGATGCAGGTGTACAGGAAAATGACAGAGTAGCCATCTATTCTGACAATTCTTCAGAATGGATGATTTTTGATCTGGCTTCCATGGCTATAGGAGCGATCACAGTTCCGATATACTCAACCAATAATGGGGAACAGGCAGAATATATCATTAATGATTCAGGATCTAAGATTGTTTTGGTAGGAAACCAAATGCAGTATGATATCTGCCTGGAACTTTTGGCTAAAGAAGAAAATAACCTTGAAACCATTGTTGTTTCTAAAAAAGCAGTATGGATCAAAAAGGAATTCAATAGCTTTTATCTTGAAGACTTTATCGCAAAAGCTTCTCCTAAACTGGAATTTTGCAAAAAAGAATATGAAGATACTGCAACATTGATTTATACTTCCGGAACCACCGGAACCCCGAAAGGAGTAATGCTTACCCATGGTAACTTTATCAAAGCTTTCGATTCTCATTTTGAATTTTTTAAATTTAAAAACTTCGAGGAAGAGCTTTCGCTGGCATTCCTTCCCTTAAGCCATGTTTTTGAAAGAAGCTGGAGCTTATTGTCTTTATATGGAGGAGCAAGAGTCTACTTCCTGGAAGACCCGAAAAACGTAGCAAAAGCATTGGAGGAAGTAAAACCTACAGCAATGTGTGCCGTACCGAGGTTTTTCCAGAAGGTATATGCCGGAGTCCTGGAAAAAGCGGGAGAAGGTTCCTCATTAAAGAAAAAGATTTTTAACTGGGCATTGAAAACAGGATGGGAGACCGCGGAGCTAAGAAGAAATGAAAAGCCGGTTCCTTTCGGATTAAAAATTAAAGAATCTGTAGCAGACATGCTGGTCTTCAGCAAAATTAAAGAAAAAATGGGGGGAAGATTATGGTTTTTACCTTGTGGAGGGGCCTCTTTGTCACCTGAAGTCACCCGATTTTTTGAATCTGTGGGAATTCACGTAACAGTAGGGTATGGCTTGACAGAAACTACGGCAACGCTGACCCTTTTTCCTTTAACCCACTTTGAACATGCTACCAGTGGAAAACCACTTCCCGGGGTAGAAATCCGTATCGGAGAAAATGATGAGATTCAGGCAAAAGGAAATGGAATCATGAAAGGGTATTACAATAAACCTGAAGAAACCCGGAAAGTATTCACGGAAGACGGTTGGTTTAAAACCGGTGATGCCGGAAAATTTGACGAACACGGAAACCTGATTATTACGGATAGGATCAAAGATCTGATGAAAACTTCCAATGGAAAATATATTGCCCCGCAACAGATTGAAAACCTTCTGACCAACAATAATTTTATTCAGCAGATTATGCTGGTAGCTGAAGGAAGGCAGTTTGTTTCTGCATTAATTGTTCCGAATTTTGAATTTTTACAGGATTATATCAGGAAGAACAATATTCCTTTCACGAATTGGGAAGATGCGGTGAAAAATGATACCGTGAACAGCTTTTATAAAGAAAAAATTAAAGAATTGCAAAGCCATCTGGCAGATTACGAAAAAGTGAAGAAATTTACTTTAATGCCGGCAGAATTTGACATCAATACAGGAGAGATTACTCCTACATTGAAGGTGAAGAGAAACGTGGTTTTGAAGAAATATGCAGATATTATTGAAAAGATGTATTAA
- a CDS encoding NAD-dependent epimerase/dehydratase family protein — translation MVFVTGATGILGRIIVLELLKRGKHVRASKRPGSNLNEVKHSYSFYTENPNDFFNKIEWMDVDFDDPDSLQNALKGVEDVYHCAAKVSFHPKDEKEMYHTNIKGTENLLYACEGSSVKKFLHVSSVAVLDNFNEKGELDENSDFNPKLEHSAYAISKHLSEMEAWRASAEGLNVVIINPGMIVGSGNWNQSSGELFSTFEDNSFTFSGGSAYVDVRDVAKTAVELMENNIFGERFIIVAENNRYADLAQQIRTRLGLKEAKILSGFQLNIGRLANALFGWFIPKLRMITKSNIEAISSFNTISNQKIKEKLGYQFIPVKESIDFHLNNYINDKKLKK, via the coding sequence ATGGTTTTTGTAACGGGTGCAACCGGAATCCTGGGGAGGATCATCGTCCTGGAACTTCTTAAAAGAGGTAAACATGTACGAGCTTCCAAAAGACCGGGCAGCAATTTAAACGAAGTAAAGCATTCCTATAGCTTTTATACAGAAAATCCTAATGATTTTTTTAATAAAATCGAATGGATGGATGTGGATTTTGATGATCCTGATTCTTTACAGAATGCTTTAAAAGGTGTGGAGGATGTATATCACTGCGCCGCAAAAGTAAGCTTTCATCCTAAAGATGAGAAGGAAATGTACCATACCAACATTAAAGGTACAGAAAATCTTTTGTATGCCTGTGAAGGATCCTCAGTTAAAAAATTTCTGCATGTAAGTTCTGTTGCCGTTTTAGACAATTTTAATGAAAAGGGAGAGCTGGACGAAAATTCGGATTTCAACCCGAAACTGGAACATTCCGCGTATGCTATTTCCAAACACTTGTCAGAAATGGAAGCCTGGAGAGCCTCAGCCGAGGGATTAAACGTAGTGATTATCAATCCGGGAATGATTGTCGGAAGCGGAAACTGGAACCAGAGCAGCGGAGAGCTTTTTTCTACCTTTGAAGATAATAGTTTTACATTTTCGGGCGGATCAGCTTACGTGGATGTAAGGGATGTTGCCAAAACGGCTGTAGAACTGATGGAAAATAATATTTTCGGGGAACGGTTTATTATCGTTGCTGAAAATAACAGGTATGCAGATCTCGCCCAACAGATCAGAACAAGATTAGGTCTTAAAGAGGCGAAAATACTATCCGGATTCCAATTGAATATCGGAAGGTTGGCCAATGCCCTTTTCGGATGGTTTATTCCGAAGCTGAGGATGATCACCAAATCGAATATTGAGGCAATATCTTCATTCAACACCATTTCCAACCAAAAAATTAAAGAAAAGCTGGGGTATCAGTTCATTCCTGTGAAAGAAAGTATAGACTTCCATCTTAACAATTATATTAACGACAAAAAGCTGAAGAAATGA
- a CDS encoding MvdC/MvdD family ATP grasp protein translates to MNKILIITHTADNFSIEKVTEYIEKNNCQVIRFDVDLYPLQNKLSTTFQNGEWVSILETPEAQYRLDDISAIWYRRAYNIGSGLKEELDAKFYGAAMGEIRNTLFGFIESVDTYSLGKPGIYRRLDSKEEQLKVADKLGLTIPDTCITNNPDVAKKFILQHRNVVAKMQTGFAITEDGVESVVFTNVVSENKLEELDTLLYCPMQFQKMIEKKKELRITIVGRDVYAFEIDSQQFEDAKVDWRKDGVNLLDKWVRTELPGDIEEKLLELLDIYNVDYGAIDMIVSPENEYYFIEINAAGEFFWLDNLTEGNLISKSIADVLCDKAPRRNNMVMA, encoded by the coding sequence ATGAATAAAATATTAATTATAACACATACTGCGGATAACTTTTCAATTGAAAAAGTAACGGAGTATATTGAAAAAAATAACTGCCAGGTAATCCGTTTTGATGTGGATCTGTATCCTTTGCAAAATAAACTGTCAACAACTTTTCAAAACGGGGAATGGGTTAGTATTCTTGAAACTCCCGAAGCCCAATATCGTTTAGATGATATTTCGGCAATATGGTACAGGAGAGCCTATAATATCGGGAGCGGCCTGAAAGAAGAACTGGATGCCAAATTTTACGGGGCTGCCATGGGGGAAATCCGGAATACCCTTTTTGGCTTTATTGAATCGGTGGATACGTATTCACTGGGTAAGCCGGGCATTTACAGAAGACTGGACAGTAAGGAAGAACAATTGAAAGTAGCAGATAAATTGGGACTTACAATTCCGGATACCTGTATAACCAACAATCCTGATGTGGCAAAAAAATTTATTCTTCAGCACCGGAATGTCGTCGCCAAAATGCAGACCGGTTTTGCCATCACTGAAGATGGGGTGGAAAGTGTTGTTTTCACCAATGTAGTGAGCGAAAATAAGCTGGAAGAACTGGATACGCTTTTATATTGCCCGATGCAGTTTCAGAAAATGATTGAAAAGAAAAAAGAACTTCGTATAACCATTGTGGGGAGGGATGTGTATGCCTTTGAAATTGATTCACAGCAATTTGAAGATGCTAAGGTAGATTGGAGAAAAGATGGAGTAAACCTGCTTGATAAATGGGTAAGAACCGAATTGCCGGGAGATATTGAAGAAAAACTGCTGGAACTTCTGGATATTTATAACGTGGATTACGGGGCTATAGATATGATTGTTTCTCCTGAAAATGAATATTATTTCATCGAGATCAATGCCGCAGGAGAGTTTTTCTGGCTGGATAACCTTACGGAAGGGAATTTAATTTCTAAAAGTATTGCAGATGTCCTTTGTGACAAAGCACCAAGAAGAAATAATATGGTGATGGCCTGA
- a CDS encoding MvdC/MvdD family ATP grasp protein, with translation MILCITHSKDFYNIDLFFAYLSSKNIPYFRLNSDHLNHLQNISVNEDSFELTDESGNRIHSDDIKGVWHRKAWNISVPEELDGEYEKIFIKEYGSLRYNLMTILENIPWVNPYEKERKVDGNKMFQLKIAKKNNLTVPKTIFSNDEKKIIAFFHQHCQGKAVAKLHSVVAKTMNGESQVSTMVIEKETLGYLSDIEYCPMIFQPYIDKEYELRIIYVDGEFFTGKINNSENADWRVTRDGYFWSAYELPDDIKNSLASMMKEMGLYIGAIDMIKGKDGGYYFLEVNPQGEWGMLQKELGFPIAERIADNLIKRINFNE, from the coding sequence ATGATTCTCTGCATTACCCACTCAAAAGATTTTTACAATATTGACCTCTTTTTTGCCTATCTCAGCTCTAAAAATATTCCTTATTTCAGATTGAATTCTGACCACCTGAACCATCTTCAGAACATAAGTGTTAATGAAGATTCATTTGAACTGACAGATGAATCAGGTAACCGGATCCATTCTGATGATATCAAAGGGGTATGGCACCGGAAAGCGTGGAATATAAGCGTTCCCGAAGAACTGGATGGAGAATACGAAAAAATTTTCATCAAAGAATACGGGAGTCTCCGGTATAATCTGATGACCATTCTAGAAAATATTCCATGGGTAAACCCCTATGAAAAGGAAAGAAAAGTGGATGGAAATAAAATGTTTCAGCTGAAAATCGCCAAAAAAAATAACCTGACCGTTCCTAAAACCATCTTTTCGAACGATGAAAAAAAGATTATTGCTTTCTTTCATCAGCATTGTCAGGGGAAAGCAGTAGCCAAGCTTCATAGTGTTGTTGCCAAAACGATGAATGGAGAAAGCCAGGTTTCCACCATGGTGATTGAAAAAGAAACTTTAGGCTATCTCTCGGATATTGAATATTGTCCGATGATTTTTCAACCCTACATTGATAAAGAATACGAGCTGAGGATCATCTATGTGGACGGAGAATTTTTCACAGGTAAAATCAATAACAGTGAAAATGCAGACTGGAGAGTGACCCGGGACGGCTATTTTTGGTCTGCCTATGAATTGCCTGACGATATAAAAAACAGTCTGGCTTCTATGATGAAAGAAATGGGACTTTATATCGGGGCTATTGATATGATAAAAGGAAAAGACGGAGGCTATTATTTTCTGGAAGTCAATCCACAGGGAGAATGGGGAATGCTGCAGAAAGAACTGGGCTTTCCGATAGCAGAAAGAATTGCTGATAATCTTATAAAAAGAATCAACTTCAATGAATAA
- a CDS encoding microviridin/marinostatin family tricyclic proteinase inhibitor translates to MKNKNSKKKPFFASFLEKQLKDPQTVKGGTDISIPERDVITKPEIDSVTSPKDDMMHTMKYPSDGDDDVQYV, encoded by the coding sequence ATGAAAAACAAGAATTCAAAGAAGAAGCCGTTTTTTGCATCATTTTTAGAAAAGCAGCTTAAAGATCCTCAAACCGTAAAAGGAGGTACAGACATCTCAATTCCTGAAAGGGACGTGATCACAAAACCTGAAATCGACAGTGTAACGTCTCCGAAAGATGATATGATGCATACCATGAAATACCCGTCTGATGGCGATGATGATGTTCAATACGTATAA
- a CDS encoding microviridin/marinostatin family tricyclic proteinase inhibitor, with product MKNGNSKKKPFFATFLEKQIKDPETVKGGDATSVLLDDVTSVIKDSITTSALEDSVSRPGSENVTMKFPSDSDEAGDVV from the coding sequence ATGAAAAACGGAAACTCAAAAAAGAAGCCTTTTTTTGCTACTTTCTTAGAAAAACAGATTAAAGATCCTGAAACTGTAAAAGGAGGAGACGCTACTTCTGTACTTTTAGATGACGTTACTTCAGTGATTAAAGATTCAATTACCACTTCAGCTCTTGAAGATAGTGTTTCGCGTCCCGGAAGTGAAAATGTAACGATGAAATTTCCGTCGGACAGCGACGAAGCAGGAGACGTAGTATAA
- a CDS encoding alpha/beta fold hydrolase, with product MEILNSKIFGENITSTPLLVFHGLFGMLDNWGSFGKDLGEYLPVHLIDLRNHGRSFHSENMSHDDLADDIARYMDHYGIQKAHVLGHSLGGKAVMQFALQYPERVDKLIVVDISPKAYPPHHQGIIKALETVDFNTAGSRNDVEAILSQYIPEKSTIQFLTKNLYWDDNKKLNWRFNLKTLSEKYNEFVSNAVKFGVFEGDALFIAGDRSNYILPQDEYGIKQQFPKARIVTIKNAGHWVQAENPADFANVVKEFLGLI from the coding sequence ATGGAAATTTTAAATTCAAAAATATTCGGTGAAAATATAACGTCCACACCCCTATTAGTATTTCACGGATTGTTTGGTATGCTCGATAACTGGGGAAGTTTTGGGAAAGACCTGGGAGAATATCTTCCTGTACACCTGATTGATCTCAGAAATCACGGAAGAAGCTTCCATTCTGAAAATATGAGCCATGACGATCTTGCAGATGATATAGCCCGGTATATGGATCATTATGGGATTCAGAAAGCTCATGTGCTGGGGCATTCGCTGGGAGGAAAAGCGGTAATGCAGTTTGCATTACAATATCCGGAAAGAGTAGACAAACTTATTGTGGTGGATATTTCACCAAAAGCTTACCCTCCGCACCATCAGGGGATCATTAAGGCATTGGAAACGGTAGATTTCAATACCGCAGGGTCCAGGAATGATGTGGAAGCTATTCTGAGCCAATATATTCCTGAAAAATCTACCATTCAGTTTTTAACTAAAAATCTGTATTGGGATGACAATAAAAAATTAAACTGGAGATTTAATCTGAAAACCCTTTCTGAAAAATATAACGAATTTGTTTCCAATGCTGTTAAATTCGGGGTTTTTGAAGGAGATGCATTATTTATTGCAGGAGACCGCTCCAATTATATTTTGCCTCAGGACGAATACGGGATCAAACAGCAATTTCCCAAAGCAAGGATCGTGACCATAAAAAATGCAGGACATTGGGTTCAGGCTGAAAATCCGGCGGATTTTGCTAATGTTGTAAAGGAATTTCTTGGTTTGATTTAA
- a CDS encoding pyridoxine 5'-phosphate synthase → MTKLSVNINKIATLRNARGGDTPSVTEAAVRIQEFGGQGITIHPRPDERHITRKDVYDLKPLVTTEFNIEGNPHQSFIDMVLEVKPEQVTLVPDADDAITSNAGWDTKKHLDYLTEIISEFKNAGIRTSIFLDPLPELVEYAAKTGADRIELYTEAYAKNYPINKEQAIKAYYDTAVAAGNAGLGINAGHDLSLDNLKYFADTIPNLLEVSIGHALISEALYMGLENTVQAYLKRLAKW, encoded by the coding sequence ATGACAAAACTAAGCGTAAACATTAATAAAATTGCGACATTAAGAAATGCAAGAGGAGGGGATACACCCAGTGTTACAGAAGCGGCTGTAAGGATTCAGGAATTTGGGGGACAAGGAATTACCATTCATCCAAGACCTGATGAAAGACATATTACCAGAAAAGATGTCTATGATTTGAAACCATTGGTTACGACTGAATTCAATATTGAAGGAAACCCACATCAATCCTTCATTGATATGGTGCTGGAAGTAAAACCGGAGCAGGTGACGCTGGTTCCGGATGCAGATGATGCCATTACGTCCAATGCGGGATGGGATACAAAAAAGCATCTGGACTATCTTACTGAAATCATCAGTGAATTCAAAAATGCAGGAATCCGTACTTCTATTTTCCTTGATCCACTGCCTGAACTGGTAGAATATGCAGCGAAAACAGGAGCTGACAGGATTGAGCTGTATACTGAAGCTTATGCAAAAAATTATCCCATCAATAAAGAACAGGCTATAAAAGCTTACTATGATACAGCGGTGGCTGCCGGCAATGCGGGATTGGGTATTAATGCGGGACATGATTTAAGTTTAGATAATTTAAAATATTTTGCAGATACAATTCCTAATCTGCTTGAGGTTTCCATAGGGCACGCTTTGATATCGGAAGCCCTTTATATGGGATTGGAAAATACAGTTCAGGCTTATCTGAAGAGACTGGCAAAATGGTAA
- a CDS encoding mechanosensitive ion channel family protein yields the protein MNDQIKETKSFLQELTEPLYGYISKISPSGFDWVLHIIVKLFLLCAIFLILDFVYKFIINFVFRFFRNQEKFPIIQSIYQSKISNSLAHIGALVFIGSIHESIFYGALPATTIFISRCINLALVMIIAGMLYRALTAFRHYFTIKQDFYKIMALNAISETVKILGIFVFSVVGLCVIFGIKGTTIVGSLGAITAVLVLVFRDTILGFVTGIHVATSKNLKVGDWISIPKYSIEGNITEISLLTTKITNFDKTVSTIPTYDFLTTEIKNMQVMSESNTRRIKKSIYFNINSFKFLTDEDIERLKEINLISDYLEERTSEIKKEKESLIHKDKVINGRQLTNIGVFRYYAQRYIENDPDVEKNATRMVRQLEITPQGLPLEVYCFTNDSQWERFEQIQADIFDHLLVASKEFDLQVMQVSVKV from the coding sequence ATGAATGACCAAATAAAAGAAACCAAAAGTTTTTTACAAGAACTTACCGAGCCACTTTACGGGTACATAAGTAAAATATCACCCTCAGGATTTGACTGGGTTTTACATATTATTGTGAAGTTATTTTTACTGTGTGCCATATTTTTAATCTTAGACTTTGTTTATAAATTTATCATCAATTTTGTATTCAGATTTTTCCGCAATCAGGAAAAGTTTCCTATTATACAATCTATTTATCAGTCAAAAATATCAAATTCTTTAGCTCATATCGGGGCTTTGGTTTTTATAGGAAGTATTCATGAATCCATTTTTTACGGTGCTTTACCGGCAACAACAATATTTATCAGCAGATGTATAAATCTAGCATTAGTAATGATTATTGCAGGAATGCTTTATCGTGCTTTAACTGCCTTTAGACATTATTTTACTATTAAGCAGGATTTCTATAAGATAATGGCTTTGAATGCTATCTCAGAAACAGTGAAGATTCTGGGAATCTTTGTCTTTTCTGTGGTGGGACTTTGTGTTATCTTCGGAATTAAAGGAACAACGATTGTAGGAAGTTTGGGGGCAATAACGGCGGTTTTGGTTCTTGTTTTCAGGGATACTATTCTGGGATTTGTAACCGGAATTCATGTGGCGACTTCTAAGAATCTGAAAGTAGGAGACTGGATCAGCATTCCCAAATATAGTATAGAAGGAAATATTACGGAAATAAGCCTCCTGACGACCAAAATTACCAATTTTGATAAAACGGTTTCCACCATTCCTACCTATGATTTCCTGACTACGGAGATCAAAAATATGCAGGTAATGTCCGAATCCAATACCCGTAGAATTAAAAAATCCATTTACTTTAATATCAATTCTTTTAAATTTCTTACAGACGAAGATATTGAGCGGTTAAAGGAAATTAATTTAATTTCAGATTACCTGGAAGAAAGAACATCTGAGATTAAAAAAGAAAAAGAAAGCCTGATTCATAAAGATAAAGTCATCAACGGGAGACAGCTTACCAATATCGGGGTTTTCAGATATTATGCACAGCGGTACATAGAAAATGATCCGGATGTGGAAAAAAATGCAACCAGAATGGTTCGTCAGCTGGAAATCACTCCACAGGGTCTTCCGCTTGAGGTGTATTGTTTTACCAATGATTCCCAATGGGAGCGTTTTGAGCAGATCCAGGCAGATATTTTCGATCATTTGCTGGTGGCATCAAAGGAATTTGATCTTCAGGTGATGCAGGTGAGTGTAAAAGTGTAG